In Cyprinus carpio isolate SPL01 chromosome B16, ASM1834038v1, whole genome shotgun sequence, the following are encoded in one genomic region:
- the LOC109105716 gene encoding E3 ubiquitin-protein ligase HACE1 isoform X2 yields the protein MEGQSYFMTWCSMCLMWTWRMPWARQRYMWPARMDTRLHGQRDTAQILLLRGAKYLPDKNGVSPLDLCVQGGYGETCEILIQHHSRLFQTLIQMTQNDDIKESMLRQVLEYVSQQSDSSYQRMLTSLAEVATTNGHKLLSLSSNFEVQTKSLLRIVRIFCHVFCLGPSSPNNGNDMVYNGNKTPRNQVFKPLELLWHSLDEWLVLISTELDKESTDATTSSSGNDIASLFLKKQEVDSSVSSENSPLLLDAKSVMKTPEGYADGQDVISMIANRLSAVIQAFYMCCSCQMPHGMTSPRFIEFVCKHDEVLKCFVTRNPKIIFNHFHFLLECPELMSRFMHIIKGQPFKDRCEWFYEHLLAGQPDSDMVHRPVNENDILLVHRDSIFRSSCEVVSKSSNEKLKQGIAVRFHGEEGMGQGVVREWFDILSSEIINPDYALFTQSADGTTFQPNSNSSVNPDHLNYFRFAGQILSLALYHRQLVNIYFTRSFYKHILGIPVSYQDVSSIDPEYAKNLQWILDNDISDLGLELTFSVETDVFGTMEEVPLKPGGTAIQVTQDNKEEYVQLVTELRMTRAIQPQINAFLQGFHTFIPPSLIQLFDEYELELLLSGMPEIDVMDWKKNTEYTSGYDLQEPVVQWFWEVVENLTQEERVLLLQFVTGSSRVPHGGFAFLMGGSGLQKFTIAAVPYTSNLLPTSSTCINMLKLPEYPSKDVLRDRLLVALHCGSYGYTMA from the exons ATGGAAGGACAGAGCTACTTCATGACCTGGTGCAGCATGTGTCTAATGTGGACGTGGAGGATGCCATGGGCCAGACAGCGTTACATGTGGCCTGCCAGAATGGACACAAGACT TCATGGTCAGAGGGACACCGCACAGATACTGCTCCTCAGGGGAGCCAAGTATTTGCCAGACAAGAATGGGGTTTCACCACTTGACCTGTGTGTGCAG GGTGGTTATGGCGAAACATGTGAAATTCTCATTCAGCACCATAGCAGACTGTTTCAGACACTGATACAGATGACTCAGAATGATGATATTAAAGAGAGCATG ctaagaCAGGTTCTAGAATATGTTTCACAGCAGAGTGACTCCAGCTATCAAAGGATGTTGACCAGCTTGGCTGAGGTGGCCACAACAAACGGACATAAACTGCTTAG TTTGTCCAGTAACTTTGAGGTCCAAACAAAGAGTTTGCTCCGAATTGTCCGGATCTTCTGTCATGTGTTCTGTCTTGGACCGTCCTCCCCAAACAATGGGAATGACATGGTTTACAACGGAAACAAGACACCACGTAACCAGGTTTTTAAG CCTCTGGAGCTGTTGTGGCACTCTCTTGATGAATGGCTGGTCCTCATCTCCACTGAGCTGGATAAAGAGAGCACAGACGCAACAACCTCATCCTCAGGAAATGACATTGCATCACTCTTCCTGAAAAAGCAGGAGGTTGACTCTTCTGTTTCCAGTGAGAATTCCCCTCTGTTGCTGGACGCCAAGTCAGTGATGAAGACGCCGGAGGGCTACGCCGATGGTCAGGATGTCATCTCTATGATAGCCAATCGCCTGAGCGCTGTGATCCAGGCCTTCTACATGTGCTGTTCCTGTCAGATGCCACACGG CATGACCTCCCCTCGATTCATCGAGTTTGTCTGTAAACACGATGAAGTGCTCAAGTGTTTTGTGACGAG GAATCCCAAAATCATCTTCAACCACTTCCACTTCCTGCTGGAATGTCCTGAGCTCATGTCTCGCttcatgcatattattaaaggaCAG CCATTTAAGGACAGGTGTGAGTGGTTTTATGAACATCTTCTGGCTGGACAGCCAGACTCGGATATGGTGCACCGGCCAGTTAATGAAAATGATATTCTTCTTGTTCACAGAG ACTCAATATTCCGAAGCAGCTGCGAGGTTGTGTCCAAGTCCTCCAATGAGAAACTCAAACAAGGCATTGCAGTGCGGTTTCACGGTGAAGAGGGAATG GGCCAGGGGGTGGTCAGAGAGTGGTTTGACATTCTGTCCAGTGAGATCATCAACCCGGACTATGCACTGTTTACACAATCAGCTGATG GTACCACGTTTCAACCCAACAGTAATTCCTCTGTAAACCCAGATCATCTAAACTACTTCCGATTTGCTGGTCAAATCCTGAGTCTGGCTCTCTATCATCGACAGCTGGTGAACATCTACTTCACACGCTCCTTTTACAAGCACATACTGG GCATCCCAGTGAGCTATCAGGATGTGTCATCCATTGACCCAGAGTATGCTAAAAATCTGCAGTGGATTCTGGACAACGACATCAGTGACCTTGGTCTTGAGCTGACCTTCTCTGTAGAAACAGATGTGTTTGGAACTATGGAAGAGGTCCCTCTCAAACCAGGAGGAACTGCCATTCAGGTCACCCAAGACAACAAG GAGGAGTATGTGCAGCTGGTGACGGAGCTCAGGATGACCCGAGCGATTCAGCCGCAGATCAATGCCTTCCTGCAGGGCTTTCACACTTTCATCCCCCCCTCGCTCATCCAGCTCTTTGATGAATATGAGCTG GAACTGCTGCTGTCAGGCATGCCTGAAATTGATGTGATGGACTGGAAGAAGAACACAGAGTACACCAGTGGCTACGACCTGCAGGAGCCTGTTGTACAG TGGTTTTGGGAAGTGGTTGAAAACCTCACTCAAGAAGAAAGAGTCCTTCTCCTACAGTTTGTTACAGGAAG TTCAAGAGTTCCTCATGGAGGATTTGCTTTTCTGATGGGCGGCAGCGGTCTGCAGAAGTTTACTATTGCCGCTGTGCCCTACACATCAAACCTACTGCCTACCTCTAGTACATG TATTAACATGCTGAAACTCCCAGAATACCCCAGCAAGGACGTCCTGCGTGATCGTTTGCTGgttgcactgcattgtgggagtTACGGATACACCATGGCGTGA